A window of the Arachis duranensis cultivar V14167 chromosome 5, aradu.V14167.gnm2.J7QH, whole genome shotgun sequence genome harbors these coding sequences:
- the LOC107487097 gene encoding urea-proton symporter DUR3 isoform X2 has protein sequence MASATQCPPFEFSAKYYHSENGGSCVRQTSFFEGKPVLNQGVGYSVILGFGAFFAVFTSFLVWLEKRYVGSRHTSEWFNTAGRSVKTGLIASVIVSQWTWAATILQSSNVAWEYGVSGPFWYASGATIQVLLFGVMAIEIKRKAPHAHTVCEIVKARWGTAAHIVFLFFCFLTNIIVTAMLLLGGSAVVNALTGVNIYAASFLIPLGVIVYTLAGGLKATFLASYIHSVIVHIVLVIFVYLVYTASSELGSPSVVYSRLLEVASKSRTCQDPISHHGQACGPVSGNHRGSYLTMLSSGGLVFGIINIVGNFGTVFVDNGYWVSAIAARPSSTHKGYLLGGLVWFAVPFSLATSLGLGALALDLPINESEAGRGLVPPATAVALMGKGGSILLLTMLFMAVTSAGSSELIAVSSLCTYDIYRTYINPNAGGKKILKVSRSVVLGFGCFMGLLAVILNKAGVSLGWMYLAMGVLIGSAVLPIAFMLLWRKANAIGAILGTIIGCIMGIITWISVTKAEYGHINLDTTGRNAPMLAGNLVSILIGGGVHGVCSMLWPQNYDWSSTKQITVVEKEKTELPAEEFNEEKLVRAKSWIVKCGVGFTVLIVILWPILSLPAGEFSKGYFYYWAVIAIGWGTIGSAVIIVLPIMESWETIRTVILGMFTNDRLMEKVEELNHKLQTIIQAMPEAERLYLLEKEKAKSHKGR, from the exons ATGGCTTCTGCAACACAGTGTCCACCCTTTGAATTCTCTGCAAAGTACTATCATTCTGAAAATGGAGGTAGCTGTGTGAGGCAGACTAGTTTCTTTGAAGGCAAACCAGTCCTTAATCAGGGTGTTGGCTACTCTGTCATTCTTGGTTTTGGTGCTTTCTTTGCTGTTTTCACCTCTTTCTTG GTATGGTTAGAGAAGAGATATGTTGGGTCTCGCCACACCTCGGAATGGTTCAATACTGCAGGAAGAAGTGTTAAGACAGGACTCATTGCTAGTGTCATTGTTTCACAG TGGACATGGGCTGCTACAATCTTGCAAAGCTCAAATGTTGCTTGGGAATATGGGGTCAGTGGTCCTTTCTGGTATGCTAGTGGAGCAACAATCCAG GTATTGTTGTTTGGAGTAATGGCTATAGAGATTAAAAGAAAGGCTCCTCATGCTCATACAGTCTGCGAAATTGTCAAAGCCCG TTGGGGCACTGCAGCACACATTGTGTTCCTCTTTTTCTGCTTCTTGACAAATATAATTGTAACGGCAATGTTGCTCCTCGGTGGTTCGGCCGTTGTAAATGCATTAACTGGAGTGAACATTTATGCTGCAAGCTTCCTAATACCCCTTGGAGTCATTGTCTATACACTAGCTGGTGGACTCAAAGCCACATTCTTGGCAAGCTATATACATTCTGTCATAG TGCACATTGTTTTGGTGATTTTTGTCTACCTTGTCTATACGGCGAGTAGTGAGCTTGGTAGCCCAAGTGTTGTTTACAGTCGCCTGCTCGAGGTTGCTAGCAAATCAAGAACATGTCAGGATCCTATATCACACCATGGACAAGCTTGTGGTCCTGTGAGTGGGAATCACAGAGGATCTTACCTAACAATGTTGAGTTCAGGAGGCCTAGTTTTTGGGATTATAAACATAGTTGGTAACTTTGGCACTGTCTTTGTTGACAAT GGGTATTGGGTGAGTGCCATTGCTGCAAGACCTTCATCAACTCATAAGGGCTACTTGTTAGGAGGCTTGGTGTGGTTTGCTGTGCCATTTTCTTTGGCTACATCATTGGGTCTGGGGGCCTTGGCCCTTGATTTACCAATCAATGAAAGCGAGGCAGGTCGTGGACTCGTTCCCCCTGCTACTGCTGTGGCTCTGATGGGGAAAGGTGGATCCATTCTTCTCCTAACCATGCTTTTTAT GGCAGTGACCTCTGCTGGTTCATCAGAACTAATAGCAGTATCTTCATTATGCACATATGATATCTACCGTACCTACATAAATCCAAATGCAGGTGGAAAGAAAATCCTTAAAGTGTCAAGGTCTGTTGTTCTAGGATTTGGTTGTTTCATGGGGCTGCTCGCGGTTATACTAAACAAAGCTGGAGTTTCCTTAGGATGGATGTACCTTGCAATGGGAGTTCTTATCGGATCAGCGGTTCTTCCTATCGCTTTCATGCTTCTATGGAGAAAAGCAAATGCAATTGGTGCCATTCTTGGAACAATAATTGGCTGCATTATGGGAATCATCACATGGATTTCTGTTACAAAAGCAGAATATGGACACATAAATCTTGATACAACTGGTAGGAATGCTCCAATGCTTGCTGGGAACCTTGTTTCTATTCTGATTGGAGGAGGTGTTCATGGTGTTTGCAGCATGCTTTGGCCTCAGAACTATGATTGGAGTAGCACTAAGCAAATCACAGTGGTTGAAAAGGAAAAGACTGAATTGCCAGCAGAAGAGTTTAATGAAGAGAAGTTAGTAAGAGCAAAATCATGGATAGTGAAGTGTGGAGTTGGTTTCACTGTTTTGATAGTTATACTTTGGCCTATTCTCTCCCTACCAGCAG GAGAGTTTAGCAAAGGATACTTCTACTACTGGGCAGTGATTGCTATAGGATGGGGTACTATTGGGTCTGCTGTGATCATTGTTTTACCAATCATGGAAAGTTGGGAAACCATCCGAACTGTGATTCTTGGAATGTTCACAAATGACAGGCTTATGGAAAAGGTGGAAGAGTTGAATCACAAGTTGCAGACAATCATCCAGGCAATGCCGGAAGCCGAGAGACTTTACTTGCTTGAGAAGGAAAAGGCGAAAAG CCAtaagggtagatga
- the LOC107487097 gene encoding urea-proton symporter DUR3 isoform X1 — protein sequence MASATQCPPFEFSAKYYHSENGGSCVRQTSFFEGKPVLNQGVGYSVILGFGAFFAVFTSFLVWLEKRYVGSRHTSEWFNTAGRSVKTGLIASVIVSQWTWAATILQSSNVAWEYGVSGPFWYASGATIQVLLFGVMAIEIKRKAPHAHTVCEIVKARWGTAAHIVFLFFCFLTNIIVTAMLLLGGSAVVNALTGVNIYAASFLIPLGVIVYTLAGGLKATFLASYIHSVIVHIVLVIFVYLVYTASSELGSPSVVYSRLLEVASKSRTCQDPISHHGQACGPVSGNHRGSYLTMLSSGGLVFGIINIVGNFGTVFVDNGYWVSAIAARPSSTHKGYLLGGLVWFAVPFSLATSLGLGALALDLPINESEAGRGLVPPATAVALMGKGGSILLLTMLFMAVTSAGSSELIAVSSLCTYDIYRTYINPNAGGKKILKVSRSVVLGFGCFMGLLAVILNKAGVSLGWMYLAMGVLIGSAVLPIAFMLLWRKANAIGAILGTIIGCIMGIITWISVTKAEYGHINLDTTGRNAPMLAGNLVSILIGGGVHGVCSMLWPQNYDWSSTKQITVVEKEKTELPAEEFNEEKLVRAKSWIVKCGVGFTVLIVILWPILSLPAGEFSKGYFYYWAVIAIGWGTIGSAVIIVLPIMESWETIRTVILGMFTNDRLMEKVEELNHKLQTIIQAMPEAERLYLLEKEKAKRLEASEKQDDSLPA from the exons ATGGCTTCTGCAACACAGTGTCCACCCTTTGAATTCTCTGCAAAGTACTATCATTCTGAAAATGGAGGTAGCTGTGTGAGGCAGACTAGTTTCTTTGAAGGCAAACCAGTCCTTAATCAGGGTGTTGGCTACTCTGTCATTCTTGGTTTTGGTGCTTTCTTTGCTGTTTTCACCTCTTTCTTG GTATGGTTAGAGAAGAGATATGTTGGGTCTCGCCACACCTCGGAATGGTTCAATACTGCAGGAAGAAGTGTTAAGACAGGACTCATTGCTAGTGTCATTGTTTCACAG TGGACATGGGCTGCTACAATCTTGCAAAGCTCAAATGTTGCTTGGGAATATGGGGTCAGTGGTCCTTTCTGGTATGCTAGTGGAGCAACAATCCAG GTATTGTTGTTTGGAGTAATGGCTATAGAGATTAAAAGAAAGGCTCCTCATGCTCATACAGTCTGCGAAATTGTCAAAGCCCG TTGGGGCACTGCAGCACACATTGTGTTCCTCTTTTTCTGCTTCTTGACAAATATAATTGTAACGGCAATGTTGCTCCTCGGTGGTTCGGCCGTTGTAAATGCATTAACTGGAGTGAACATTTATGCTGCAAGCTTCCTAATACCCCTTGGAGTCATTGTCTATACACTAGCTGGTGGACTCAAAGCCACATTCTTGGCAAGCTATATACATTCTGTCATAG TGCACATTGTTTTGGTGATTTTTGTCTACCTTGTCTATACGGCGAGTAGTGAGCTTGGTAGCCCAAGTGTTGTTTACAGTCGCCTGCTCGAGGTTGCTAGCAAATCAAGAACATGTCAGGATCCTATATCACACCATGGACAAGCTTGTGGTCCTGTGAGTGGGAATCACAGAGGATCTTACCTAACAATGTTGAGTTCAGGAGGCCTAGTTTTTGGGATTATAAACATAGTTGGTAACTTTGGCACTGTCTTTGTTGACAAT GGGTATTGGGTGAGTGCCATTGCTGCAAGACCTTCATCAACTCATAAGGGCTACTTGTTAGGAGGCTTGGTGTGGTTTGCTGTGCCATTTTCTTTGGCTACATCATTGGGTCTGGGGGCCTTGGCCCTTGATTTACCAATCAATGAAAGCGAGGCAGGTCGTGGACTCGTTCCCCCTGCTACTGCTGTGGCTCTGATGGGGAAAGGTGGATCCATTCTTCTCCTAACCATGCTTTTTAT GGCAGTGACCTCTGCTGGTTCATCAGAACTAATAGCAGTATCTTCATTATGCACATATGATATCTACCGTACCTACATAAATCCAAATGCAGGTGGAAAGAAAATCCTTAAAGTGTCAAGGTCTGTTGTTCTAGGATTTGGTTGTTTCATGGGGCTGCTCGCGGTTATACTAAACAAAGCTGGAGTTTCCTTAGGATGGATGTACCTTGCAATGGGAGTTCTTATCGGATCAGCGGTTCTTCCTATCGCTTTCATGCTTCTATGGAGAAAAGCAAATGCAATTGGTGCCATTCTTGGAACAATAATTGGCTGCATTATGGGAATCATCACATGGATTTCTGTTACAAAAGCAGAATATGGACACATAAATCTTGATACAACTGGTAGGAATGCTCCAATGCTTGCTGGGAACCTTGTTTCTATTCTGATTGGAGGAGGTGTTCATGGTGTTTGCAGCATGCTTTGGCCTCAGAACTATGATTGGAGTAGCACTAAGCAAATCACAGTGGTTGAAAAGGAAAAGACTGAATTGCCAGCAGAAGAGTTTAATGAAGAGAAGTTAGTAAGAGCAAAATCATGGATAGTGAAGTGTGGAGTTGGTTTCACTGTTTTGATAGTTATACTTTGGCCTATTCTCTCCCTACCAGCAG GAGAGTTTAGCAAAGGATACTTCTACTACTGGGCAGTGATTGCTATAGGATGGGGTACTATTGGGTCTGCTGTGATCATTGTTTTACCAATCATGGAAAGTTGGGAAACCATCCGAACTGTGATTCTTGGAATGTTCACAAATGACAGGCTTATGGAAAAGGTGGAAGAGTTGAATCACAAGTTGCAGACAATCATCCAGGCAATGCCGGAAGCCGAGAGACTTTACTTGCTTGAGAAGGAAAAGGCGAAAAGGTTAGAAGCATCCGAGAAACAGGATGATTCCCTTCCGGCATGA
- the LOC107487094 gene encoding ubiquinol oxidase 1, mitochondrial yields MMMKGGGGGSRVAKELGYWVRGPLIHGNGVRNTMTTLTFSDNNNKKKKEKKVEENNNSEGIVSYWGIQPSNVTKDDGSQWKWNCFRPWESYKADISIDLEKHHAPKTFTDKMAFWTVKGLRYPTDIFFHKRYRCRAMMLETVAAVPGMVAGMLLHCKSLRRFEHSGGWIKALLEEAENERMHLMTFMEVSDPKWLERALVMAVQGVFLNAYLLGYLVSPKFAHRMVGYLEEEAIHSYTEFLKELDKGNIENVAAPAIAIDYWQLPPDSTLRDVVMVVRADEAHHRDVNHFASDVHYQGRELRETPAPIGYH; encoded by the exons ATGATGATgaaaggtggtggtggtggcagcAGGGTGGCCAAGGAGTTAGGCTATTGGGTTAGAGGCCCTCTTATTCATGGAAATGGTGTAAGAAACACTATGACCACTTTGACCTTttcagataataataataagaagaagaaggagaagaaggttGAAGAGAATAATAATAGTGAGGGTATTGTGAGTTATTGGGGAATTCAGCCTTCTAATGTTACCAAAGATGATGGCTCACAATGGAAATGGAATTGCTTCAGG CCTTGGGAGAGTTACAAAGCAGATATAAGCATTGATCTGGAGAAGCATCATGCGCCTAAGACCTTTACGGACAAGATGGCTTTTTGGACTGTAAAGGGTCTCAGATATCCCactgatatctttttccac AAGCGTTACAGATGCAGGGCTATGATGCTGGAGACAGTTGCGGCTGTCCCCGGCATGGTAGCAGGCATGCTCCTACACTGCAAATCGCTGCGGCGATTCGAGCACAGTGGTGGGTGGATCAAAGCACTGCTAGAAGAAGCAGAGAACGAGCGCATGCACCTAATGACGTTCATGGAGGTGTCAGATCCAAAATGGTTGGAGCGTGCTCTGGTAATGGCAGTCCAAGGTGTTTTCTTGAATGCATATTTATTGGGGTATTTGGTGTCTCCGAAATTTGCACACCGCATGGTTGGGTACCTTGAAGAGGAAGCAATACACTCGTACACAGAGTTTCTTAAGGAGCTTGACAAGGGTAATATAGAGAATGTGGCAGCACCGGCCATAGCCATCGATTATTGGCAGCTTCCACCTGATTCTACTCTAAGGGATGTGGTTATGGTTGTTAGAGCCGACGAAGCACACCACCGTGATGTCAATCACTTTGCATCG GATGTGCATTATCAAGGGCGAGAACTAAGAGAGACTCCTGCTCCAATTGGGTATCACTAA
- the LOC107487093 gene encoding ubiquinol oxidase 2, mitochondrial, protein MMMTMVRTAAGGGGGGARVANTAVIVAANRLFSTAGRGGVAAAAAARGIGNEVGVGGPNKLGYWIRASMIDGGRSESTMALSSEKEKNNEEKKKIGSSSESVGNKENSNDKGIIASYWGINPSKITKEDGTEWKWNCFRPWETYKADLNIDLKKHHAPVTFLDKMAYWTVKSLRFPTDLFFQRRYGCRAMMLETVAAVPGMVGGMLLHCKSLRRFEHSGGWIKALLEEAENERMHLMTFMEVAKPKWYERALVIAVQGVFFNAYFLGYLVSPKFAHRMVGYLEEEAIHSYTEFLKELDKGNIENVPAPAIAIDYWQLPPDSTLRDVVMVVRADEAHHRDVNHFASDVHYQGRELRETDAPIGYH, encoded by the exons ATGATGATGACGATGGTTCGTACCGctgctggtggtggtggtggtggtgctaGGGTGGCCAACACTGCTGTGATTGTTGCAGCTAACCGTTTGTTCTCCACCGCGGGCCGTGGCGGCgtggcggcggcggcggcggcgaGAGGTATTGGTAATGAAGTCGGTGTTGGTGGTCCGAATAAGTTAGGGTATTGGATTAGAGCATCAATGATTGATGGAGGAAGGAGCGAGAGCACTATGGCCTTGTCATcggagaaggagaagaacaatgaagagaagaagaagattggaTCGTCTTCTGAAAGTGTTGGGAACAAAGAGAATAGTAATGATAAGGGTATTATCGCGAGTTATTGGGGTATCAATCCATCTAAGATTACCAAAGAGGATGGCACAGAATGGAAATGGAACTGCTTCAGG ccATGGGAGACATACAAAGCGGATCTGAACATTGATTTGAAGAAGCACCATGCGCCGGTAACATTTCTGGACAAGATGGCTTATTGGACTGTTAAATCGCTCAGATTCCCCACTGATCTATTCTTTCAG CGCCGATATGGATGCCGAGCAATGATGCTGGAGACAGTGGCAGCTGTTCCTGGCATGGTGGGAGGGATGCTCCTCCACTGCAAATCGCTGCGACGATTCGAGCACAGTGGTGGCTGGATCAAAGCTCTGCTGGAAGAAGCAGAGAACGAGCGCATGCACCTAATGACCTTCATGGAAGTGGCCAAGCCAAAGTGGTACGAGCGTGCTTTGGTGATAGCAGTTCAAGGTGTTTTCTTCAATGCCTACTTCTTGGGGTATTTGGTGTCTCCCAAATTTGCACACCGCATGGTTGGGTACCTTGAGGAGGAAGCAATACACTCCTACACTGAGTTCCTTAAGGAGCTTGACAAGGGCAATATAGAGAATGTGCCAGCACCAGCCATAGCCATCGACTATTGGCAGCTTCCACCTGATTCTACTCTAAGGGATGTGGTTATGGTCGTCAGAGCCGATGAAGCGCACCACCGTGACGTCAACCACTTTGCATCG GATGTACATTATCAAGGCCGAGAGTTACGAGAGACTGATGCTCCAATTGGTTATCACTAA
- the LOC107487092 gene encoding uncharacterized protein LOC107487092, with product MEVFSFGCSSYCCSWSTTVPAIPSKFASTLNHHLLLLRNTNTRPFPSSQSLITLRRKRRFCEKFLAKMANYEGKTVTSDGTGVSSGKMIYKPILGDGVFRFDCSVNDRDAAFPSISFVNSRDRDTPITSDKVPVYTPTFECLLEQQVVKLEFPTGTSLYGTGEASGQLERTGKRVFTWNTDAYGYGPETMSLYQSHPWVLAILPNGEALGILADTTKRCEIDLRKESTIQFVAPSSYPVITFGPFASPTAVLISLSKAIGTVFMPPKWSLGYQQCRWSYMSDQRVLEVARTFRKKSIPCDVIWMDIDYMDGFRCFTFDKERFRDPKSLAEGLHYNGFKAIWMLDPGIKQEEGYFVYDSGCKSDVWVQKADGTPFVGEVWPGPCVFPDYTQSKVRSWWANLVKDFVSNGVDGIWNDMNEPAVFKVVTKTMPENNVHRGDSELGGHQNHSFYHNVYGLLMARSTYEGMKLANENKRPFVLTRAGFVGSQRYAATWTGDNLSTWEHFHMSISMVLQLGLSGQPFSGPDLGGFAGNATPRLFGRWMGVGSLFPFCRGHSEEGTKDHEPWSFGEECEEVCRLALKRRYRLIPLIYTLFYFAHTRGTPVTTPTFFADPKDPSLRKLENSFLLGPVLVYASTLRNQGLDKLEYTLPKGIWLSFDFGDAHPDLPALYLKGGSIIPVGLPLQHVGEARPSDDLMLLVALDEQGKAEGVLFEDDGDGYEFTKGNYLLTQYVAELQSSVVTVRVQKSEGSWGRPKRRLHVQVLLGGGAMLDTWGMDGEVLQVILPSEEEVSKLVSTSEKEYKERLEGVIQIPDAEELSGPKGTELSRTPIELKNGEWVLKIVPWIGGRIISMVHIPSGTQWLHSRLETSGYEEYSGTEYRSAGCSEEYSIIDRELELAGEGESMVLEGDIGGGLVLQRQIYFPKNAVSMFQVESSILSRSVGAGSGGFSRLVCLRVHPTFDLLHPSESFISFTSIDGSTHEVFPESGEQSFEGDLLPNGEWRLIDKCLGLALVNRFNVTEVFKCLVHWDCGTVNLELWSESRPVSNQSPLRISHQYEVVRIP from the exons ATGGAAGTGTTCAGTTTCGGTTGCAGCAGTTACTGTTGCAGTTGGAGCACAACCGTCCCTGCGATTCCATCGAAGTTCGCGTCAACACTTAACCACCATCTTCTCCTTCTTCGGAACACCAATACGCGACCGTTTCCATCTTCACAATCACTCATCACTCTCAG AAGAAAAAGGAGATTTTGTGAgaagtttttagctaaaatggCTAATTATGAAGGAAAGACAGTCACTAGTGATGGCACTGGTGTCAGCTCAGGGAAAATGATTTACAAGCCTATTTTGGGAGATGGAGTCTTCCGATTTGACTGTTCTGTAAATGATAGAGATGCAGCATTTCCCAGCATTTCTTTTGTGAATAGCAGAGATCGAGACACACCTATAACTAGTGACAAGGTTCCTGTATATACCCCTACTTTTGAGTGCCTGCTGGAGCAGCAGGTTGTCAAACTTGAG ttccCTACAGGTACTTCTCTCTACGGAACTGGAGAAGCTAGTGGGCAGCTTGAAAGGACAGGGAAAAGA GTTTTCACGTGGAACACAGATGCATATGGTTATGGTCCTGAAACTATGTCCTTGTACCAATCACATCCATGGGTGTTAGCTATTCTTCCAAATGGGGAGGCATTAGGAATTCTTGCTGATACTACAAAGCGTTGTGAG ATTGATCTGAGAAAAGAATCAACAATACAGTTTGTTGCTCCATCCTCATATCCTGTCATTACATTTGGGCCTTTTGCTTCACCCACAGCTGTTTTGATATCTCTATCAAAAGCCAtag GGACCGTGTTTATGCCCCCCAAATGGTCATTAGGCTATCAACAGTGCCGTTGGAGCTACATGTCTGACCAGAGGGTTCTGGAG GTAGCAAGAACATTCCGGAAAAAGTCTATACCTTGTGATGTGATATGGATGGATATCGATTACATGGATGGTTTTCGTTGTTTCACCTTTGACAAG GAGCGTTTTCGTGATCCCAAGTCTTTAGCAGAAGGCCTCCATTATAATGGTTTTAAAGCTATTTGGATGCTTGATCCTGGCATTAAACAGGAAGAAGGTTATTTTGTATATGATAGTGGTTGTAAAAGTGATGTTTGGGTCCAAAAGGCAGATGGAACACCTTTTGTTG GGGAGGTGTGGCCTGGGCCTTGTGTCTTCCCTGACTATACACAGTCAAAAGTTCGTTCATGGTGGGCTAATCTAGTTAAAGATTTCGTTTCCAATGGTGTTGATGGCATATGGAATGATATGAATGAACCTGCTGTTTTTAAG GTTGTAACAAAAACAATGCCTGAGAACAATGTTCATAGGGGAGACAGTGAACTTGGCGGTCATCAGAATCATTCTTTTTATCATAAT GTTTATGGTCTGCTAATGGCAAGATCAACGTACGAAGGTATGAAACTGGCAAACGAAAACAAACGACCATTTGTTCTCACCAGAGCTGGATTCGTTGGTAGCCAAAGGTATGCCGCAACATGGACTGGAGATAACCTTTCAACCTGGGAGCATTTTCATATGAGTATCTCTATGGTACTTCAGTTG GGACTCAGTGGTCAGCCATTTTCTGGTCCTGATCTTGGGGGATTTGCTGGAAATGCAACACCTAGGCTTTTTGGAAGGTGGATGGGTGTAGGTTCCTTGTTTCCCTTCTGCAGAGGTCATTCTGAAGAAGGCACAAAAGACCATGAACCCTGGTCTTTTGGGGAAGAG TGCGAAGAAGTTTGTCGATTGGCATTGAAGAGGCGCTACCGCCTTATCCCACTTATCTacacacttttttattttgctcATACAAGGGGCACTCCAGTAACAACACCTACTTTCTTTGCCG ATCCAAAAGATCCTAGTCTGAGGAAACTTGAAAACTCATTTTTGCTTGGACCAGTTTTAGTATATGCAAG CACCTTACGCAATCAGGGGTTGGATAAGCTGGAGTATACTTTGCCTAAGGGTATTTGGTTGAGTTTTGACTTTGGTGATGCACATCCG GATTTGCCAGCTTTATATTTAAAAGGTGGATCAATTATTCCTGTGGGTCTCCCTCTGCAACATGTTGGAGAAGCTCGTCCATCAGATGACttgatgcttcttgtggccttagATGAACAAG GGAAAGCTGAAGGTGTTCTATTTGAGGATGATGGTGATGGATATGAATTCACCAAAGGCAATTATTTATTAACACAATATGTGGCTGAACTTCAGTCATCGGTTGTTACTGTGAGAGTACAAAAATCTGAAGGATCATGGGGAAGACCCAAACGCCGCCTTCATGTTCAAGTATTGCTAGGTGGGGGTGCAATG CTTGATACCTGGGGCATGGATGGAGAAGTTCTGCAAGTTATTCTGCCTTCTGAAGAGGAGGTATCGAAGTTAGTATCTACAAGTGagaaggaatacaaggaacGATTAG AAGGGGTAATTCAGATTCCTGATGCAGAGGAGCTTTCTGGACCCAAGGGGACAGAGCTTTCAAGAACTCCCATTGAACTGAAAAATGGTGAGTGGGTTCTTAAAATTGTTCCCTGGATTGGCGGCAGAATCATTTCCATGGTGCACATTCCTTCAG GAACACAATGGCTGCATAGCAGGTTAGAAACCAGTGGATACGAGGAGTATAGTGGTACAGAGTATCGATCTGCTGGATGTTCGGAGGAATACTCTATCATTGA TCGAGAACTTGAGCTTGCAGGGGAAGGAGAATCTATGGTATTAGAGGGTGATATTGGTGGAGGATTGGTTCTTCAGCGGCAGATCTATTTTCCAAAGAATGCTGTTAGCATGTTTCAAGTAGAATCAAGCATATTATCCCGCAGTGTTGGAGCTGGTTCTGGAGGATTCTcaag GTTGGTCTGCTTAAGGGTTCACCCAACATTTGATCTTTTGCACCCATCAgaatcttttatttcttttacctCAATTGATGGATCAACGCATGAAGTGTTTCCCGAAAGTGGAGAGCAATCTTTTGAAGGAGACCTTCTTCCAAATG GTGAGTGGAGGCTCATTGATAAATGTCTTGGATTGGCGCTGGTCAATCGATTTAACGTAACTGAGGTTTTCAAGTGTCTGGTTCATTGGGATTGCGGCACGGTCAACCTGGAGCTATGGTCTGAGAGCCGGCCCGTTTCAAATCAATCCCCTCTCAGAATTTCCCATCAGTACGAGGTCGTGAGAATCCCATGA